TTGTAATGCTTAGATGAGCtagagatgtttttttttttcaaagagcttCCAGATATTCAAGTTACAACATATGTACTGCCACGCAGCAGCTACTTAGACGAGTTCTCCTCATGACACTTTTGCTtcaaagcagcatgaaaagtGTAAGCTCTGTCCCAAGCCAGATGGCTGAGCAAGACTAAACTACCACACTAGAGGTTAAATCTGGACCTGTCTTCTCAGCATGTTTTCTGAAAGAAGgcttttaagatttttctgtgAATAGCTTTCTAAAAAGAAGGGGGTGGTGTTTATAAACCAACATCTGGTCTAAGAAAAGAGGCAATGAACAATTTTGCAATTATATCGGAAACACTTCATCTACAATAATTAGAACATTCATACAGAAATTTAAGAGTCAGCTTGAAATAATGCACACAATGCTTTAATTTCAGAACATCCTAGATGCACTGGTTGGTTGTATTCACTAGCCTTCTCTCCTCTGCAGGATCACTCACACTCACTGAGAGGACTGGGACTGCTTTCCATGACACACCAAGAGGTATCCGATTTCAGTAATCAAGGTGGAAATCAAGCTTCACCTAGCAGCAGTCTGACGTTCCAAGGCACCTGTGTACTGACAGAGCCTCGAGGATTTTAGCAATGCTCAGTAGCCAAAGCAGCTCCAAGCAACCACGGGCTCCACAGGCAGTgtggcacaggacagcagcCAAACAGGAGGCAccaatgaaacaaaacaagctCCACACCTAGCTCTGGGGTCAGGaccagtgctggcacaggaaaGGACTATCTGACCTCACGTGGAATAGTGTGGAGAGCTTGGGGATCTCATTACACATGACACACATCCGTTGTCAGCCTCATCTACCATGTGGGTGCCTTCGAGCCAGTCCCTATTTAACAAACACCACTACAAGTCCAAATGTTATTATCCTAATTGGTACAAAGCTTAACTACATCTTACCATGGATTATAAGTACTTGTGCATACTTTATTCACAGAGTATAAGATCTAGAATTCCTAAAAAGCACACCACAGAATCTTAGTTTAAGCCTGGGCAATTGCACACATACAGGAATTACAAGATTTGGAATAGAAGACAAGCAGGTAAGGGAGTTTTCTGGACCAAGAGGCAGAGGTGAGGAGGAGCAGTCAACTTCATTTCAGCTTGCATCCTGGAGCTTTATACAAATTGCAAAGTCAGTTTAATTACttagtttatttctttatgCTTTTTGAAATGACTATGGCTGGATAGAACAACAAATAGCAGGAAGTGAGGGCAAACTGCTTGTAGTCCTTCACTCATCCACTACTGCATACAAAATAAGCATCACAAGTTATTCACTGGCCCATTTATGATGTCTGGCACTGAACACCACCTCTAGGCTGATGCTCATCATCTTCATACACTTCTCCATTATAGTGGTGTTTTCGCTTCTGAGAGGGATCAAAGTCCACTAATTCCACCTGTTCCATTTCCTCAGTTTCTTCTATCTCCTGCCTTGTAGGTAGCAGTTTTTCGAGTAAGGACAGCTTATCTGAGGACAGGAAGCCACTCTCTGGAAAGATAACCTGAAATCATCAAGAACTAAGGTTACTCAAGTCTATCTGAACTGGTTTTTTTATTAGGTTAAATAGATCTGCATGTTAAAGATCTCCCAAAGTCAGCTTTGTCATCATAGACAAATtcagagctttaaaaaatgaTCAACATCACcgaaaaaaaaagatcaacaTCACTAAGCTGTTTTTTAATGGGTGTAGGAAGTTAGCTTCTAACACTGGCAACTCAACACTTTCTTTCTGCCTCAGGCTGCCCTCTGTAATCAACCACAAAAGCTAAGTACATATATAATAGCACATACAAAGACATATTTATAATAGCATATACAACtacatatttaaatacatataaaaacGTCAGCATTAGAGACATGGTTAGATATATTCTAAGCTGTAGCAGATGGGGCCTGCTGCTATAGCTCCCAGCATTAGCTTCtccccagaggaaaaaaaaaaaaaaaatcagccttttccaacctactcttctgctccagcacagaagCTGAAGTTACTTATGCACCCTTCCAAAAGGACAATAGAAACCAAAGAATGTGTGAAGCAAATGGAAATTCACAAGGTTGCTGAAGAAACTGCTCTGGTACCCAAAGTACTTATACAGCATAGTGTTCCAgaagttttctctttgttctgaACTGTAATTCTGACAGGCTGCATGTTCCCACCATTGTAAAGAACAAGTACCAAAACAAGCATCTGATTACTGGTATCTCTTCTTGACTGAGGTAAGGCTTATTGGTTAAATTTTGGATGGATGTTCAGTCCTGAAATGCCGTGGAATTGAGTTGATTCACCTACCCTGAATTCTATGATGAGGCGTCCTTTTTCATACGGTCTGCGATAAATTGGCATACCTTCATTCAACACACACTTAATAGCCCCATGCTCAACAACCTGgcctaaagaaaaaaacaaaaaaaaaattaccaaaaaagGAGGGATCCATGCAGGCAACAGAAGCAGCTTTAGTTATAAATCCCTTCAATATTTATGCAGCTTTCTACATTGTGGTTAGGCAGAAACACCAACATGTAGTAGCCTAACAGGAACTTACTGCCTCGTAACATCTGAATAGGAAAGCAGATTGATATCTACATTACATTCCTGTAACCTTGTTATGCTTCCCAAAGGAAGCATACTTACAAATTTATTAAGTGCTCCATCGCTTCCAAGGCTGAAAAACTGGTTTTCAGAGACCCACGGCCTTCAATTCTCATGAGATATCCTCAGTATGCAAGTATGTCCGTGAGGTAAGGTCTGTTACTATGTCACGCAAAGAGAAAGTTACTGCTGACTGCTAtgcaaaaatccttttttattttgaaagttgTACTGCAAAGACTAGGGCAAAGAATTTGATACCAGCACGCATCCCTTTTACATTAACATGGGGTGCTTCTGCTCCCTTAGATTTCCAGCTTACATTCACTGTATGCTAGGAGTTCAACAGAAAGCAAACCAACTCTTACCAGGATGggaagtaataataatagttcTGTTATCCAGGGTTGTGATAGGCTTTTGAAAGCCACATAGTGCTTCAACCAGTTGAATATCCATAGACAGAAGCAGATCTTCATCACGTCtaaggaagaataaataaattacaataaaCTGTAATTATAACAGAAGCCCAGGCAATTCAACACAGAATATCAAATACTAATGTAGCTCCTCAATTACTAGAACTACTCTGAGGGTGATTATAATCATGCCAAGCTATCTAAAGTGTTAAAAGGgtttattgaaaagaaataaatacagcaagGCCCCCTTGCATCCAGTTTCACTTTACTGCTCattcccaaattaaaaaaaataaaaaaattctcccTCAAAATACTAAAACTGAGAcaattaattcctttctttgtGTAGATAAATACTTTCTTAATGGTACTAGCTCGCACTAAGGCAATCTGCTACACTCTGAAGATTTATTACCAGGGAAGTTTGAACAGGTGATGGCCACTGGGTAATGATACAAATACCTTTCAGACAATACCAAGAAATACCTAGAATAGATAGCGTTATTTACTTTAATTGTGTTCTGACCTCAGTGTGGCAATGCTAGTGACTGTCTGCATATTCAAATGCTACAAAATCCTTCGTCTTATTCAAAGAACATAGAGCACACACCCTGTTTTTAAAAGGTCTCTGGCAGGAGACTTGAACAAAAAGCTAATTTTAGACTCTGACAGTAGAGAACGAACATCCCACTTGTGTGAGAGCATGACCTCAGCATAACCTCACAAGATCAGTAATATCAAGGATTATCGAAGGACACTAGAACTGAAGGCAGTGGGCaagacagacaaaaataatCAAGCAGAATTGAGACTTCAAATCCCAGGAAACCATGAGAACAGTGGCATATCTGAATCAGTGTCTGGTTTCACTGGAAGTCAAGAAAAATCAGCTGAGTAAGTTCAtccaaagcaaacagaagtgATTCTTAACCTGTGAGCTCAATGTTCCTTGGCAAAGAACTCTGGCACCAGCTCCAAGAGCCAAGCACCATACATGATAGTCAGGCAGACCAGCTGCAGGTTTCCCAAGAATCTTTGGCTCACCGTTCCTATTTACAAGCACAAGGTCAGTGGTTGGTATTGAAACAAGTGGGTGCTTTCTCTAAACCCACTGATTCCCTTGTAACTGCTCTGAACAACAGCAGTGAGATAACAAATGCAACACATTTCTGTGAGATCATCAGCGGTGCTTTTTACGAGATCAAAACATACTCAACAGACTAATTCCACAAACAGTAGAACACAAAGAGGGAGGTGTGCAACACCAAGCAGTATTCCCTGGGAACATGAAATAGTTGAGATGTGGTCAGTGCTACTTGAGCCACTTTTGCTTTCACAACAAAAACCAGACATGACCCATTATCCTGCCCAGAGCAGTCGGGCAGGAAATGAAGTGTGGGAAACCACATTTGATCACCAGGGTGCACGCTATACTGAGTGAGCTTGTCCTAAGTAAGATCCACAAGTGCACATATTCCCAAGTTTTCTGTGCCTCGAGGCCAAGACCACAGTTGACTACACTAAATGTCCATTTTCTGAGCAATTCTGAGTAATTCTGAGCAAGGAAACAGCCACAAATATTCAGAAGTTCTAAAAATATGAGTATTTCAAGGAGTTCCTAAAACTAAAAGTTTGTAAACTCTTAGCTGTAACTACTTTTGTTTGCCTTCTGTCCTCTTCCACTGCCAAAGCTCACAGGAGATTATCTCATACTATTAGAACCCAAGTGGCCAGACTAGCTGCACCAGAATTCCCCCATCTCAGTGCTCCTCTGACCGCCCAGAAAAACTCACATCTGAATGACAGTCATGTGATCCCATCTCCTGACACTCCAGTATGTACAAAATGAGTGGTAACCAAGGAAAAACATCACAGGAGATAACGCAAGAGAATACAAATGTCTTTACCTTGTAAATACAGAGTGGTCTTTCTGATCCAAGACAATAATAATATCCCCTGGCTCCAGACCTGGCTCTTGGTCCCCTTCACCATGGAATGTTATTTTCTGACCATCCTTCATTCCTattgcagaaaacaaataaatgtttttcttgtttttaaggTAAAAGCACCAACAACGAACAGTTCTACAGGCCTGAGCTGGTATCAAGATATCTTTGGATCTTTAAGCAAGAACATCAGGATCTTCCCTTGAAGCatgtgtttttggttttgtttttttctttcaatccACTCAGTTG
This genomic interval from Ficedula albicollis isolate OC2 chromosome Z, FicAlb1.5, whole genome shotgun sequence contains the following:
- the DNAJA1 gene encoding dnaJ homolog subfamily A member 1 produces the protein MDIFDMFFGGGGRMQRERRGKNVVHQLSVSLEDMYNGAMRKLALQKNVICDKCEGRGGKKGAVECCPNCRGTGMQIRIHQIGPGMVQQIQSVCMECQGHGERISPKDRCKSCNGRKIVREKKILEVHIDKGMKDGQKITFHGEGDQEPGLEPGDIIIVLDQKDHSVFTRRDEDLLLSMDIQLVEALCGFQKPITTLDNRTIIITSHPGQVVEHGAIKCVLNEGMPIYRRPYEKGRLIIEFRVIFPESGFLSSDKLSLLEKLLPTRQEIEETEEMEQVELVDFDPSQKRKHHYNGEVYEDDEHQPRGGVQCQTS